The sequence CGCGTCGGCGGCGCCGATCGCGGCGGCCACCTGCTCGGCCGTCTGGGCCTCGGACCCCAGCGCCGCCACCACCTTGTTCTGCAGCGCGAGCACGCTCGCGGCGGCCTTCTTGCCCGCCTCGACCCCCGGCTGGTGATAGGCATTGATGCCGACCAGCGAACCGTAAAACCCCACGGCCCGTTCGAACAGCGCGATCAAAAGCCCAATCGTCCGCGCCTCGACGCGCCGAATCGTGATCGTCATCGACTGCCGCTCATTGCCGAAGAGCGCCTCGCGCGTGCCGAGCAGAAAGCCGTGCAGATAGTCACCGGCCGTGATGCCCGGCTCGACCTCGACGGCGTCGCCGCCACTTTCGAGCACGCGAATGAAGGTCACGAAGAAGTTGTTCACGCCGTCGCGCAACTGCTGCACGAAGGCGTGCTGGTCGGTCGAGCCCTTGTTGCCATAGACGGCGATGCCCTGATCGACGCGTTCGCCCTGCAGATTCAAACGCTTGCCCAGCGATTCCATGACGAGTTGCTGCAGGTATCGGCTGAACAACAACAGCCGATCCTTGTAGGGGAGCACGACCATATCTTTCTTGCCCCGGCCGTCGGTGGCGTGATACCACATCAGGGCCAGCAAGGCCGCGGGATTATGGGGGGTGTCGTGCTGGCGCGTCACCTGGTCGCACGCCGCGGCGCCGGCCAACATGCCCCGGATATCGATCCCTTGCAGCGCCGCGGGCAACAAGCCGACCGCGCTCAGTTCGCTCGTGCGTCCGCCCACCCAATCCCACATTGGGAAGCGGGCCACCCAACGCTCGGCCTCGGCCTGCTGGTCGAGGTGCGAGCCCTCGCCCGTGATGGCCACCGCATGCCGGCCAAAGTCGAGTCCCGCCGCACGGTAGGCCGCCGCCGTGTTGACCATGGCGTTGCGCGTGTCGGGCGTGCCGC comes from Pirellulales bacterium and encodes:
- a CDS encoding glucose-6-phosphate isomerase, which encodes MDSRALWQRYQQHLCQSSDLDLSLDISRMTFGDDFFQRMAPAMIAAYRAMDALEGGAIANPDEKRMVGHYWLRAPELAPSKEIGAEITSTLDRIEKFAADVHAGRVKSPRGGKFTRVLSIGIGGSALGPMFVHDALGDPATDKMEVSFIDNTDPDGIDRVLRRLAGHLDETLAIVISKSGGTPDTRNAMVNTAAAYRAAGLDFGRHAVAITGEGSHLDQQAEAERWVARFPMWDWVGGRTSELSAVGLLPAALQGIDIRGMLAGAAACDQVTRQHDTPHNPAALLALMWYHATDGRGKKDMVVLPYKDRLLLFSRYLQQLVMESLGKRLNLQGERVDQGIAVYGNKGSTDQHAFVQQLRDGVNNFFVTFIRVLESGGDAVEVEPGITAGDYLHGFLLGTREALFGNERQSMTITIRRVEARTIGLLIALFERAVGFYGSLVGINAYHQPGVEAGKKAAASVLALQNKVVAALGSEAQTAEQVAAAIGAADAVETVHALLEHLAADGRAKLAAGIKPGEQAFAAIS